Genomic segment of Dendrosporobacter quercicolus:
ATAAAGGCGATCAACGCGATTTTGTGAGCTGTATTGACCGATTGTCTCAGGCCATGCTGAAAGAAATGCTGCCCTATAAAAAGTTGGAAGATCCTAAGCTTGCCAAAGCTCTCAATTTGCGATTATCGCTGTTTAAATATTTTAAAATAAAGGAGAAGGAAAAAATGGGTGACCTATTGATATGTTTGGCGGAGGGGCTCAGAGAAAAACTGGATACTACCGATAACAGCAGCGAGAATATTAGCTGTCAAAACGACCAGGAGTTTTATTATTATGCCGGGCAGATAGTACGCTATCTGATTTCTCAGAGTCAAGCGCAGAATCCATCGTATGCATTGATTGATCCTGTAACCGAGGCCCGGGATAATGTTAAATTCAAACAGGAAATTATAAAATTGCATAAAAAATACAACCATTCGTTAGGATTTAATACTAACATTCAATCTGATGTGCGGTTTAACAAATTGTTTGCAGTGGTAATGGCTTATCAGTGTGAAGATGTCAAAATGAATGGTCTTGATCTGTTTTTGGCTGGGGTAGCGTCAAAAAACTTAATTGATGTCAAATAAGGAGGCAATGAGCAATGAAAATGACTAACCGGATTTATGGAGTTGCGGCCATTCGCAGCATCATGGCGAACTGGAATGCGGATTTCAGCTCCAGGCCGAAAACGATTTCCAATGGGACCATCTTTGGCAGCGATAAAGCGTTTAAGTATCCAATTAAAAGAATGTGGCAGGCAACCGGTGAGAAAGTGCTGGCAATCAAGTCGTTTAAAATTGGCGCAAAAGGCAAGGAGGGCGAAGATGAGGCCGGAAAGCTGCAGCCCCGGGATTTACAGGAGCGGTATGAACAAATTTTTCAGACTGCCATTAATGATAAAACTCCCTCTAAAGAAGTCCTGAAAAATCTTTTTTCAGCAATTGACGTCATGAATTTTGGCGTTACTTTTGCTGAAAAAAAGCAGAATATCAGCATTACCGGCGCAGTGCAAATCGCTCAGGGCTTCAATAAATACCGCGAAACAGAAATTGAAAGCCAGGATATTCTTTCGCCCTACCGGAATTCCAGTGAAAAAAAAGAAAAAGCTATGGCTTCGACCCTTGGCAGCAAGATTGTCACCGATGAGGCTCATTATTTTTATTCGTTTGCCGTAAATCCCGACAATTATCTGGAATATCTGGATTTGGGCATTGACGGGTTTGAAGGGTACACCTGGGAGGCTTATCAGAAATTTAAACAGGGCTGCCTGGTAGCGGCGACTGCATTTCATACCAATAGCAAGAGCGGCAGTGAAAACGAGTTTGCCTTATTTGTGCAATGCAAAGAAAACAGCCATTTATATTTGCCTAATTTGGACAGGTATGTTGATTTCAGCAAGCAGGATGAGCGTAATCTCATCATCCTCACCAGACTGGCTGAGCTGCTTAAGGGACACGAACAAAGCATTGAGTGCGTGGAAGTATACTATAATCCGCTGGATACCGCGATTGAAGCCGACGGTCTGAATTGTACGGAATATGACTTATTTGGCCGGGCAATGAAAGGTTGAGAGGCGCAGCATGATGAAAACCAAAGCAATTAAATTCAGACTGTCCGGCGATGCCGCCTGTTTCCGGAAGCCTGATGTGAATGCGCAGGTCTACTTTACTTACCACAATATTCACCGGATTGCTCTGCTGGGCTTGCTGGGGGCAATCCTGGGCCTGAAGGGCTACCGGAATCATCGTTTGTTTGATGAGCAACAAAGCGGCTATCCCCAATTCTATGAAAAACTGACTGGACTGAAAGTGGCGATAAGACCGGAAGCCGAGCGGGGGTATTTCGCGAAAAAAATTCAGTATTTCAATAACAGCGTAGGCTATGCCTCAAAGGAGACCGGGGGCAATTTGCAGGTCTTTGAGCAATGGCTGGAACGGCCGGCCTGGACAATCTACCTTGCCCAAGGAAGCGCGGAGCCGGAGTTATGGGATCAATTGACGGAGTATTTAAGCGGCGGAAAATGCGTTTATCTTCCTTATCTGGGGAAAAACGAATTTCCTGCGGTGCTTGAGAAGGTTGAGTTTTGCGAACTGGAACCGGTACAGCAGGACGAACCGGTATTTATTCATTCGTTGTTTACCGGCGAGCTGGCGGAAATTGACGACACCGAGACAGAGGGAGACCAATTGCCCTTTCTATTTTCCGAGCGTGCTCCGGTGGCGCTGCAGCCCGAGCATAACTTTTATGTCCTGCAACAATGTTTTTATACTAACTGTATGGTGATTCAGGTCCCCGGCGTTTTGTTGCGGGACGGCGAGAAGGTGCTGTTCTTTTTATGACAGGGCGGATGTATTCCGTCCTATTTGTTTATGAAAGGCGCGGGTGTTGGTTTTGAAGTTACGAAAGGGAGCGAACTGAGATGCGTGCTATTGATGAACTTCTGAGTGATCCCCGCTACTGGGCCCACACGGATAAGGGGAAAGAGCCGGAGACGCTGGCTGCGCATAGCAATTTATGCCTTCACTATTATCACCGGTTTTGCCGGAAGAAAGGCTTGGACGCAATCATTAAGCGAACGATTGTCCAATGCGGCTGTGATGAGCGGGAAACGGCGGATATCTACCGGTTTTTTGTTAAAGCTGTTTATTTGCACGACATTGGCAAGATCAATCCGGTGTATCAGCGCAAAGTATTGAAAAACCCGGCATTTCCTGTGGTGAATAACAGCCGCAATCATGCCTTGCTGTCAGCTTATATCTATCTGTGTGAACACCTGGAAAGCCTTCCGGTGAAGGATGTCAAAAAGTATTCCTATTTTTTGTTTTCTTTTAGTTATTGTATTGCCCGGCATCATGGCTATCTTAAAAATATTGGCGATTATAAAGATAAACTGCAGGATTGCATAGAGAAGAACGGCTGTTACGATACAGCGCTCAATTTAGCTAAGAACAGTATTTTTACGCCGGACAGGGGTTATGACCGGCTGAAAAAGATCGTCGCTGATGAAACGGCTTTCTATATTTTGAATAAGCTGTTGTTTAGCGCCATTACGGCCTGTGACTATTGCGCCACCTCAGAGTATAAGAACGGGGTAGCTGTGGATATTTGTACAATTGACGATCCGGCCGAATTTATAACCAGGTATCGCGATGGAGCGCTGTACGTCGGTATTCAGCAATATCAACACAATAAACATGTTTTTTCCGGGTCAATCAATGCGCAGCGCTGTGAGCTGTTTTTGGAGGCCGAACGGAACCTGCGGGAGTATCCGGACGCCTGTCTGTATTATCTGGAAGCGCCCACCGGGTCGGGAAAGACCAACATATCCATCAATTTATTTTTGACGTTGCTGAATGAACGGAAGGAATTATCCAATGTTTTTTATATTTTCCCGTTTAATACGCTGGTGGAGCAGACGGCGGAGGTTTTGGGCCAGTATTTTGTGTACGGAGAAGAGCTGGCAGTGGTTAATTCGCTAACCCCAATATATGTTGAAGCTTCCGGGCGGCAAGCTGCCGGTGCGGAGGACGAGCAGGAATATGATTATGAAAAAGCGGCACTCAATAAGCTTTTGAATAATTACCCGTTGGTAGTGACTTCTCATGTCAACTTTTTCAATGCATTGTTCAGCACCGGGCGGGAGCCGTGCTTTCCTCTGCTTAAATTATGCAACAGTGTGGTAATTATTGACGAGATTCAAAGCTACCGTAATGCTATTTGGCAGCAGATTATCTTATTTTTATTGCAGTATGCCAGGCTGTTGAATATAAAGGTCATCATGATGTCGGCTACTCTGCCCAAACTGGATCTATTGCTGGACGGCCATGATTATGACATCGTGGATTTAATTAAAGACCCGCAGGTATATTACCGGAATCATTTTTTTCAGCAGCGGGTGGAATTGGACTTTTCGCTGCTGGCTTTTCAAAAGATCGATTTAACAGTGTTACGGGATAAAGTGTTGCAGTATAAGCACAAAAAGGTGCTGATAGAATTCATTAATAAAAACACGGCCAGGGAATTTTTCAAGCTAATGTGTCAGGAATCGGCTGTTTATTGTGTGGAAATAACGGGTGATGACAATTCGTGCTGCAGGAAAGCCGTGATTCAGGAGATCAAAGAAAGGACAAGCCTAATCGTGATTGCAACCCAGGTGATCGAGGCCGGAGTGGATATTGATATGGATGTGGGGTTTAAAGATGTATCCCTGCCTGATGCCGAAGAACAGTTTTTGGGACGGATTAACCGCTCCTGTCTGCGGAGCGGCAAAGCGTATTTTTTTCATTATGATGATGCAAAAAAAATCTACGGCAATGATGAGCGGCTCAATTATCCCGTCACCAGGCCGGAAATTGCAGAAATGCTGCGGAAAAAGGATTTTAAAGGAATTTATGAGGGGATTTTGCAGGATGTCAAAAAGATCGGCCAGTCAAGAACCGCTAAGCACATACATTACACCTATGAAAAATGTCTAACATTGAGTTATCAGGATATTGAACGGGATATGCAGCTAATTGCACCAACTTGGCAAATTTTCCTGGCGTATGAGCTGCAAGAAGGGGCGAAGCTTATTTCCGGGCGGGAAGTGTGGCGGCGTTACAAGGAAATCTGCCGGGCGAAGGATATGGGGTATGGACGGCGGAAGGTGGAACTGTCCATACTGGCTGAACAAATGTCGTATTTTACTTATCAGGTATACGGCGTTGGTCAACAGGCTTTGGGGTGTGATGAGGAGTTTGGCGGCTATTATTATATCGAAGATGGCGAACGGTTTATTGAGTATGGCAAATTTAACCGTAAAGCGTTTGTTCGCCAGGGGAAAGGGCTGTTTTTATGAGGTTGACGGGCACGCTGGTTAACTATTACTGGCATTGTCCCCGGCAATGCTGGTTGTTCTATCATAAAATTAACATGGAAGATAACTCCGAGGATGTGCGGATAGGCCGGGTATTGCATGCGCTTAATGCAGGAAAGGATGGAGAATTAGCCATTGATCAAATTAAACTGGATAAAATCACGGATGAATATGTGGTGGAGTTGAAGAAATCCGATGCCGACCTGAAAGCGGCTATGGCTCAAATTCAGTTTTATTTAATGCGGCTGGCTGAAAAAGGAATTTACCGGAAAGGGCGGCTTGAGGTTTGGGAAAAAAACAAGCAAGACAAAAAGGTTCATTATACGGAGCTTAATAAAGAACTGATTCAGCAGCTTACCCGCCAATATGAGGAAATTGAGGGGTTTCTGCGTACGGTGGTTCCCCCGGCGGCTAATTTAAAGAGAGGCTGTAAACGGTGCGCCTATTATGAGTATTGCTATATTTAAATCTATATAGGAGATTAGGGAATGAAAGAAGAAACGCGCTATATTTTTTCCAAAGGGGATTTAAGCCGCAAAGATTTTTCTATTTGTTTCCGCGGTGAACGAGGTAATATTTATCTGCCGATTAAAGACACTAAAGAATTGTATTGCTTTAATGACATTACGTTAAGTACAAAGCTATTGGAGATATTGGCGAAGGCCGGGATATCGTACATTTCTTCGGGTACTATGAAAATTACGTGGGGACATTCTATCCCAAAGACTATCTGCTCAGCGGCAGGCTGACCGTCGCTCAGGCCTTAGCCTATGACAACCAGGAGAAGCGTATGACCATTGCCCGGGCCATTGTAAAAAGTATTGCCCTGAATATGCATTTTGTCCTGTATCATTATTACCGGCATGGTAAAACCGGATTAAAGCCGTTCCTGGACTGGCTAAAAAGCGATGTTCCTAATTTGCTGCCACGTATCACCGCGATCAAAACTTTGCTTAGTCTGGAAGGAGAAATCTGGGCCAGATTTTATGGCGCTTTCCAAATAATATTACCAGAGGACTTCGCGATGAATAAAAGAGTAAAGCGTCCGCCGGACAATCCAATTAATGCTCTAATATCTTTTGGCAATACGCTATTGTATACAAAAACTTTGACACAGCTTTATCATACGCATTTGAATCAAACAATTTCCTATTTACATGAACCAATGGAACGGCGTTATTCGTTGAGCCTGGACTTGTCAGAGACATTTAAACCCCTATTGGTATATAAAACTATTTTTGATTGTGTAAACAACAGAAAACTTACGGTAGCGAAACATTTTGAGAAAAAGCTGAATTACGCGTTGCTGAACGAGGCCGGGCGGAAGGTGTTTATTACTGAATTTGAGGAACGCATTAACGGGGTATTCGACCATCCGAAATTAAAGCGGAAGGTTTCTTTTAAGCAGGCTATCCGGCTGGATGGATACAAATTAATCAAATATCTAATTGAGGAAAAACCAATGGTTTTTTTTGATATGGAGGATAAGGAATGAGCAATGTTAATTATAACTATGCTTTTATTTTTTATGATATTGGCGAAAAGCGGGTTCAGAAGGTTTTTAAAATTTGCAAGAGATATTTTAAACACCATCAGAAGTCGGTATTCCGGGGGCATATTACGCCGGCTAATTTAATTGAGTTAAAGAATGAACTTAATAAAATTATTGATAAAGAAGAGGATTTCATCACGGTGATTAAGTTGAAGAGTAAAGCCGACTTTAGCGAAGATGTTCTGGGGAGCGATCATAAGAAAACGGAGTCGCTGATCATTTGATTTTTCCAAGCAGGCTTTGCAGGCAGGCGGGGAGAAAGTCTTATAAATAGCAAGATTGCGGGGCTTTTGTCCTCAATTTGAAAGGCGTGCTGCCCCGGTTGGAAAATTTGGGCTAAATCCATTGTAACTGCTGGGATTTTTGATCATTCGGTTGTGAGAAATACAGTGTTTTCCTTGGGGCAACCAACACATTAGATGTATTGAAATTTTTTGGGGATAATCCGTACGGTGAGGCTGTACTGGGGCAACCAACACATTAGATGTATTGAAATTTGACTTCTTCTCTTTCAAGTTGCTTGATAATCTGCGGGCAACCAACACATTAGATGTATTGAAATTTACAGGCGTATGTTAAAATCAGCACTGTCTGTTACGGGCAACCAACACATTAGATTCATAACCTTTTTCATTCTACTTTCACCTGATATCTGGAGCCCTGCAATTTCAAAGAATAATTTAATAGAGGGTTTATACGAAGAAATTACTATTCTCAAAATTCTGCTACTGCCCACATCCCCGGCCAAGGACGTATGGAACATTTTTTGAGTACAGGCCAGATGGTTGATCTTTCTGATAACATTGCTCAAATATTGAATATTAAAAACAAATTAGTGATTTAGGTAGTGGCTTAATTAAGACAGTAGTATAATTAACATATATTCCAGGGATTATTTCCCAGTATCAAAACATTTAAGAAAGCCGGTAATAACTTTGAATAATGCAGCGAAAAGAAATCCGGTAGTCACGCTCTCCTTAATTACCGCAGCCTGCCTTATAGGTGATTCTATGTTGTACATTGTATTACCAACGCATTGGAAGGAGGCGGGCTTAAACTCTTTATGGGAAGTTGGAATTCTCTTATCAGTGAATAGACTTGTACGAATACCGCTAAACCCACTTGTCGGATGGATATACAAAAAAATCAGCATTCGAACTGGCTTTGTTTTTGCTACTATAGTAGCGCTTTTAACTACTTTATCATATGGATTTGTACAAGGATTTTTACCATTGCTTATGATTCGTTGTACTTGGGGATTGGCTTGGACCTTTCTTCGCCTGGGAGCATATTTTACAATTATTGATTGTTCGGACGACTCAAATCGTGGTCACTTTATGGGGCGGTATAATGGACTATATCGCTTAGGTAGTTTGTTTGGAATGCTTATCGGAGGCGTTATCGCCGATCATTATGGCCTCCAAAACACTGCCTTTGTTTTCGGGTTACTCACTCTGTCTTCAGTCCCCTTTGCTTTCTTTTACATACCTACATCCAAAAATTACGAAAATCAAATCGATATTAAAACAAATAACTCCAGTATTATATGGAAAGACACAGATATTCTGTGGGCTTTAGCCGCCGGAACCTTTGTTGCAATGATTTATCAAGGTATGTTTACGTCGACCCTTAGCCACCTAATAGAAGTACATAACTCTTCAACCGTATACATTGGAGCGTTGGCAATTGGAGCTGCGTCTCTGGGAGGTATTTTACAAGCATTACGGTGGAGTTGGGAACCATGGCTAGCTCCCTGGATTGGGAAAAAATCTGATGAAAAAAATGGTCGTTACTTTATTTTGGTTGCGACATTGGGATTAGCCAGTCTTTTATTTAGTTTAATCCCATTCCAATTTCCGGTATTACTATGGATAGTTATTCTGATAGGCATACAAATTACAGCAACCTTTTTAACGACTATAGCAGACGCCCTTGCGTCTGATGTAGCCGTTAAATCGTCTTCGAAAATGAAAGTTATGACCACATATTCCCTTTTAATTGATTTCGGCGCAGCAGTTGGTCCAATATTTGGTTATTTACTTAGCGAATATATTGGAATATATTCCGCATACTGGTACGCTGCATTACTTTTAGCAATATTGGCATTCAAATACTCATTTCTTCTCATTCAAGTAATATCACCTAATAATATACTTAAGAAGAAGGAATAGCTTGATCTATCATTCTCAGTGACTGCTGCTCACATAAACAATAGTCGAAACGTTTCTTCTCTTCTTGTGGATACCGCCCTTGGGCGGTATCCTACCATGAACGACCGGTATCTTTAGCATAAAAGGATTGGATACCTTTGCTGAACCCCCCGGTACGATTACCGCGAAATATTCAATTGTGCGTGGAATCAATAAACAAGTCATATTCGAGGATGATGGAATCAAAGGGACGGTTCTGTTGAGTTTAAAAGAATAACGTGATAGAATCTCAATGAGGTGATAAAAATGTCCAGACAAGCGCGTCAAAAAAGCGAAAGCGGAATTTATCACATTATTGTGCGTGGAATCAATAAACAAGTCATATTTGAGGATGATGAAGATCGAGAAAAGTTTATTGGATATTTACAGTATTATAAGGATATTGCCAGCTATCTTCTATATGGTTATTGTTTAATGGATAATCATATCCATTTATTAATTAAGGAGGGTAAAGAATCCATAGGAAACACGATGAAGAGAATCGGCGTAAGCTATGTATCGTGGTATAATCGTAAATATGACCGAGCTGGACACTTATTTCAAGACCGATTTAAAAGTGAAGTTGTGGAAACTGATGAATACTTACTGACCGTATTGCGCTATATTCATCAAAATCCAGTAAAAGCCGGAAAAGAGAAAAGCGTAGAAATTTATAAGTGGAGTAGTTATGCTGAATACATAGGTAAGAGTAAAATCATTGAGACTGGTTTTATATTAGGTATTTTTGCGGAAGAGCGAGAAAAATTCATTGTTCATTTTCAAAACTATATGAATGAATATGCTGACGCCAATTGTATTGAAATAAATGAAAAGAAAAGAATGTCAGATGATAAGATCAAAAAGATCATCCAAAAGTATGCAAAAGTTAAGATGCCTACCGAATTGCAAAATATGGAGAAAACAAAACGAGATGAAATAGTAAGAAAAATAAAAGAAATGAATGGTATTTCAACACGGCAAATAGCAAGACTAACGGGCATGAGTCAAAGTGTGATAGCTAAAGCTTAACTCATTAGAACCGTCCCTTTGAGTACTAGGGAACGATCATAAGAAAACTGAGTCGCTGATCATTTGATTTTTTTCCAAGCAGGCTTGCCGGCAGGGGGAGGGAAAGTCTTGTAAATAGCAAGATTGCGGGGTTTTTGTCCTAAATCTGCAAGGCATGCTGCCCCAGTTGGAAAATTTGGGCTAAACCCATTGTAACTGCTGGGATTTTTGATCATTCAGGTTGTGAGAAATACAGCGTTTCCCTTGGGGCAACCAACACATTAGATGTATTGAAATCTGTTAATGCTGTCCAATTTATTCCCTCCTTTTATGGGGGCAACCAACACATTAGATGTATTGAAATATAAAAACAGCCCCAGCAATGGAGCTAACGGCAATGGGCAACCAACACATTAGATGTATTGAAATACAGGTCATAGTTGAGCTCAATGATCCCATGGTAAAGGGCAACCAACACATTAGATGTATTGAAATCTGCGCAAATGGCAATTGCGGATCCGTCATGTCGTCGGGCAACCAACACATTAGATGTATTGAAATCAAAAATGAGGATTCGAATGGGGTTAAGTTGTATTGGGCAACCAACACATTAGATGTATTGAAATTTTTGGGATACGCAGCATAACTTTGCCTTTTATTCCGGTCAACCAACACATTAGATGTATTGGAATTCGAGACAAATATCCCTCCGCAAACAGCAACAAGTTGGGACCGATTTTTATGTATAGCGGAAAAAGCAGGTTATGATAATTCCGGGTTCCGGATAAACTAATTTTAGCTCAAGCTGTGATTAGAGCAAATTTAGCGGTAGGCGGACAAAGCAGAGGGGGCTACTGATGAACATTTATTGTGATATTCTGAAAATGGGAAAACGATTGGCGCAAAGCAAAACAACGCCGCGCCTTACCGTCATTGACACGCTGCAGGTAGTTTTGCAGGAACTGAGCAGGGGCTGCAAGACTGCGCCGTTATTGAATGCTTCAGCGTTGCTGGACGATGTCGCGGAAGTTTGCCGCTATACTTATAATTATGAGTCCGGGTTGGATTATGGGAATATTGCCCCGGTTTTTCCCAGTGTCTGGATTGAACTGGCTGATGCGCAAACGGCTGTAAATCTTGCCGCCTTTGTCGTATATACGGAAAACAACGGCCAGGCTGATTTGGCCGGGCAGGCGCAGAAGCATAACATCAAGGCTGATTTTCGCTGGCGCTGCCGGACGCGCTGTTTTATTAAAAAGGCAAATGGTAAAACCCTGCCGCTGAAATGGGAATGGATAGAGTATGTTGAGTCAGAGGGCCGTTCTGTACGCGGCCTGATGCAGCCGGTTGGCTTGCCGGGCGCTTTGGAAGAGGCGATTAACAGTGAGCTTGAACAGATGCAGTTTGTTCAGTCTGACTTGTGCGCTCTTGTGGCAAATCTGGGGTTATACACGATTGATATGATCAACAATCGCATTGCCACCCTGCAGTCGCCGCCGGGCTTGCGGCATAAGCCGCCGGCCGGTCGCAAGCGGGAAGTGGAGCATTATATCGTAGATCTAAATTTTAACAATAATCCTGTGATTGCGCCGGTATCCACGCTGCGGGGCTAGTGCCTTATCAGGTACTGGCATACGCCCGCATGATCCGCTCTGCTTTAGTGGATCATGCGGGCTTTACTCTGTTTGCGTTCGCCGCTGTTTCGGATATAAGAGGTTTTTCCGCCGGCAGGACTTTGCCGTGCCGGTAGCGAAATAAAACAGCTGTAAACTTATGCGAAAAGAGGCCTTGATGATGGCGGAATTGCCGCAAGGGCGCAATGGAAAAAACCTGTTCCCTTTTTCCTGGGTGCAGCGTTATATGCTTGCCGCGATTGTGCTGCTGGCACTTATTTTCTGGACTGCCGCCAAGCTGGGCGTGGTGCTGTTTATTGCCTCGCTGGTGACGCTGCTTGTTCTGCCGCTGCGCAATGCGCTGGAAAGAAAACTGTCCCGCGGCAGCGCGAGCTTGCTGGCGATGGTGATCATGCTCGCTGTTATGGCGGCTTTTGCCACCTGGATCGTACGGACGATTGTGCCGAGTTTTTCTTTGTTTGCCTATAACATTCCGCAGATGATCAAGCCTGAATATATATTGTCGTTGATTGACGCTCTGAATTTGCCGCCGGAAATAACCCAATACATAGAACAACTGCTCAATGAGGCGGCGGCCTTTGCCGTAAGTCTTGTCAAGCAGTCGGTAAATCCGCTGGTTAACGCTCTGTCCGGCATGGTGGAGCTGGTTGGCGTACCGTTTATTGCCTTCTATTTTTTAAAAGACGGGGTAAAGCTTTGCAACATGGCTTTTTCCTACGCACCCCGGCGGGAAAGGGCCGAATTGCTGCGGGTGGCGAAGGAGATTGCCTGCATACTGGGCGCTTATATCAAAGGCCAATTGACGGTATGCCTGTTTTCCGGCATTGCCGTGTTTGTTTATTTCCAGGCTACCGGGTTGCCGTTTGCACCGGTATTTGCTTCACTGGCGGCAGTCGGGGAACTGGTGCCGATTGTGGGCCCGCTGGCCGCTTCGGCGGCGGCGGTGGCGCTTTGTCTCGGAGAGTCCGTGGCTTTTGCCGTTAAGACAACAATTTTTTATGTCATTCTGTTAAAAGTCAACCATAATTTGGTTTCGCCAAGCCTGATTGGCCGGGCGGTAAAGGTCCATCCGGTATTGATTATGATCGGGGTATTGCTGTTTGGTCATTTATTCGGCATTCTGGGCATGATTATGGCTGTGCCGGTGATGGGCGTTGGCCGTCTGGTATTGCGGGAGTTTCTGCCGCAGTATGGCGATTGACTGACAGGAGTGAGAGAAAGGCAGGTTCGGATGTCAATGATGCTAGAACAGGCAGGACAGGTTTTACAAAAATACTTTGGTTACCATGAGTTTCGTCCGGGGCAGGATCAGATTATTGCCAGCTTGCTAAAAGGGCATGATAC
This window contains:
- a CDS encoding CRISPR-associated helicase/endonuclease Cas3; the protein is MRAIDELLSDPRYWAHTDKGKEPETLAAHSNLCLHYYHRFCRKKGLDAIIKRTIVQCGCDERETADIYRFFVKAVYLHDIGKINPVYQRKVLKNPAFPVVNNSRNHALLSAYIYLCEHLESLPVKDVKKYSYFLFSFSYCIARHHGYLKNIGDYKDKLQDCIEKNGCYDTALNLAKNSIFTPDRGYDRLKKIVADETAFYILNKLLFSAITACDYCATSEYKNGVAVDICTIDDPAEFITRYRDGALYVGIQQYQHNKHVFSGSINAQRCELFLEAERNLREYPDACLYYLEAPTGSGKTNISINLFLTLLNERKELSNVFYIFPFNTLVEQTAEVLGQYFVYGEELAVVNSLTPIYVEASGRQAAGAEDEQEYDYEKAALNKLLNNYPLVVTSHVNFFNALFSTGREPCFPLLKLCNSVVIIDEIQSYRNAIWQQIILFLLQYARLLNIKVIMMSATLPKLDLLLDGHDYDIVDLIKDPQVYYRNHFFQQRVELDFSLLAFQKIDLTVLRDKVLQYKHKKVLIEFINKNTAREFFKLMCQESAVYCVEITGDDNSCCRKAVIQEIKERTSLIVIATQVIEAGVDIDMDVGFKDVSLPDAEEQFLGRINRSCLRSGKAYFFHYDDAKKIYGNDERLNYPVTRPEIAEMLRKKDFKGIYEGILQDVKKIGQSRTAKHIHYTYEKCLTLSYQDIERDMQLIAPTWQIFLAYELQEGAKLISGREVWRRYKEICRAKDMGYGRRKVELSILAEQMSYFTYQVYGVGQQALGCDEEFGGYYYIEDGERFIEYGKFNRKAFVRQGKGLFL
- the cas2 gene encoding CRISPR-associated endonuclease Cas2 translates to MSNVNYNYAFIFYDIGEKRVQKVFKICKRYFKHHQKSVFRGHITPANLIELKNELNKIIDKEEDFITVIKLKSKADFSEDVLGSDHKKTESLII
- a CDS encoding MFS transporter yields the protein MNNAAKRNPVVTLSLITAACLIGDSMLYIVLPTHWKEAGLNSLWEVGILLSVNRLVRIPLNPLVGWIYKKISIRTGFVFATIVALLTTLSYGFVQGFLPLLMIRCTWGLAWTFLRLGAYFTIIDCSDDSNRGHFMGRYNGLYRLGSLFGMLIGGVIADHYGLQNTAFVFGLLTLSSVPFAFFYIPTSKNYENQIDIKTNNSSIIWKDTDILWALAAGTFVAMIYQGMFTSTLSHLIEVHNSSTVYIGALAIGAASLGGILQALRWSWEPWLAPWIGKKSDEKNGRYFILVATLGLASLLFSLIPFQFPVLLWIVILIGIQITATFLTTIADALASDVAVKSSSKMKVMTTYSLLIDFGAAVGPIFGYLLSEYIGIYSAYWYAALLLAILAFKYSFLLIQVISPNNILKKKE
- a CDS encoding type I CRISPR-associated protein Cas7; protein product: MKMTNRIYGVAAIRSIMANWNADFSSRPKTISNGTIFGSDKAFKYPIKRMWQATGEKVLAIKSFKIGAKGKEGEDEAGKLQPRDLQERYEQIFQTAINDKTPSKEVLKNLFSAIDVMNFGVTFAEKKQNISITGAVQIAQGFNKYRETEIESQDILSPYRNSSEKKEKAMASTLGSKIVTDEAHYFYSFAVNPDNYLEYLDLGIDGFEGYTWEAYQKFKQGCLVAATAFHTNSKSGSENEFALFVQCKENSHLYLPNLDRYVDFSKQDERNLIILTRLAELLKGHEQSIECVEVYYNPLDTAIEADGLNCTEYDLFGRAMKG
- the cas5b gene encoding type I-B CRISPR-associated protein Cas5b, coding for MMKTKAIKFRLSGDAACFRKPDVNAQVYFTYHNIHRIALLGLLGAILGLKGYRNHRLFDEQQSGYPQFYEKLTGLKVAIRPEAERGYFAKKIQYFNNSVGYASKETGGNLQVFEQWLERPAWTIYLAQGSAEPELWDQLTEYLSGGKCVYLPYLGKNEFPAVLEKVEFCELEPVQQDEPVFIHSLFTGELAEIDDTETEGDQLPFLFSERAPVALQPEHNFYVLQQCFYTNCMVIQVPGVLLRDGEKVLFFL
- a CDS encoding CRISPR-associated protein Cas4; translation: MRLTGTLVNYYWHCPRQCWLFYHKINMEDNSEDVRIGRVLHALNAGKDGELAIDQIKLDKITDEYVVELKKSDADLKAAMAQIQFYLMRLAEKGIYRKGRLEVWEKNKQDKKVHYTELNKELIQQLTRQYEEIEGFLRTVVPPAANLKRGCKRCAYYEYCYI
- a CDS encoding AI-2E family transporter, with translation MMAELPQGRNGKNLFPFSWVQRYMLAAIVLLALIFWTAAKLGVVLFIASLVTLLVLPLRNALERKLSRGSASLLAMVIMLAVMAAFATWIVRTIVPSFSLFAYNIPQMIKPEYILSLIDALNLPPEITQYIEQLLNEAAAFAVSLVKQSVNPLVNALSGMVELVGVPFIAFYFLKDGVKLCNMAFSYAPRRERAELLRVAKEIACILGAYIKGQLTVCLFSGIAVFVYFQATGLPFAPVFASLAAVGELVPIVGPLAASAAAVALCLGESVAFAVKTTIFYVILLKVNHNLVSPSLIGRAVKVHPVLIMIGVLLFGHLFGILGMIMAVPVMGVGRLVLREFLPQYGD
- a CDS encoding transposase; this encodes MSRQARQKSESGIYHIIVRGINKQVIFEDDEDREKFIGYLQYYKDIASYLLYGYCLMDNHIHLLIKEGKESIGNTMKRIGVSYVSWYNRKYDRAGHLFQDRFKSEVVETDEYLLTVLRYIHQNPVKAGKEKSVEIYKWSSYAEYIGKSKIIETGFILGIFAEEREKFIVHFQNYMNEYADANCIEINEKKRMSDDKIKKIIQKYAKVKMPTELQNMEKTKRDEIVRKIKEMNGISTRQIARLTGMSQSVIAKA